A genomic region of Arachis stenosperma cultivar V10309 chromosome 9, arast.V10309.gnm1.PFL2, whole genome shotgun sequence contains the following coding sequences:
- the LOC130948610 gene encoding exocyst complex component EXO70A1, whose amino-acid sequence MESPETLPFETAEKIILRWDSTASEEAREKMIFDGDRQEVDRYLQAVDEIQRSMSSASISDDPKVNCALQIAMARLEDEFRNILISHTNPIEADSLIDPTSLHFTTPEDEEDHDQQQQQQQQQQQDAAADSSSSSSFSSASKQRHLNDGDSSEADGCANLFRFNSGDGASSVNSSYRSTSSIREIDLIPSEAVYDLRSIAERMISSGYLRECIQVYGSVRKSAVDASFRRLGIEKLSIGDVQRLEWEQLEAKIRRWIRAAKVCVRTLFASEKKLCEQIFDGVGTAIDDACFMETVKGPAIQLFNFAEAISISRRSPEKLFKILDLHDALMDLIPDIDVVFDSKSSESIRIQAAEILSRLAEAARGILSEFENAVLREPSKVPVPGGTIHPLTRYVMNYISLISDYKQTLNELIVSKPSTGSRYSGDPSTPDMDFTELEGKTPLAIHLIWIIVILQFNLDGKSKHYKDASLSHLFIMNNVHYIVQKVRGSPELRQMIGDEYLKRLTGKFRQAATSYQRATWVRVLYCLRDEGLHVSGGFSSGVSRSALRERFKSFNAMFEEVHRTQAVWLIPDSQLREELRISISEKLIPAYRSFLGRFRSHIESGRHPENYIKYSVEDLEDAVLDFFEGTPVSQHLRRRSQ is encoded by the coding sequence ATGGAGTCGCCGGAAACATTACCGTTTGAGACGGCGGAGAAGATCATCCTCCGGTGGGACTCGACTGCGTCGGAGGAAGCAAGGGAGAAGATGATCTTCGACGGTGACCGCCAGGAGGTGGATCGTTACCTCCAGGCCGTGGATGAAATCCAACGGTCCATGTCCTCCGCCTCTATCTCCGACGACCCGAAGGTCAACTGTGCCCTCCAGATCGCTATGGCTCGCCTGGAGGACGAGTTCCGCAACATCCTCATCTCCCACACCAACCCCATCGAAGCCGATTCACTCATAGACCCCACTTCCCTCCATTTTACCACCCCAGAAGACGAAGAAGACCAtgaccaacaacaacaacaacaacaacaacaacaacaagacgCAGCTGCTGATTCTTCCTCATCGTCCTCCTTTTCCTCAGCTTCAAAGCAACGCCATCTCAACGACGGAGACAGCAGCGAGGCCGATGGCTGCGCTAATCTCTTCCGCTTCAACAGCGGCGACGGTGCTTCCAGCGTGAACAGCAGCTACCGCTCCACTAGCAGCATCCGGGAGATCGATCTGATACCCTCGGAAGCAGTCTACGACCTCCGCAGCATCGCGGAGAGGATGATCTCGTCCGGCTACCTCCGCGAGTGTATTCAGGTGTACGGCAGCGTGAGGAAGTCCGCCGTGGACGCCAGTTTCCGGAGGCTTGGGATCGAGAAGCTGAGCATAGGCGACGTTCAGCGGCTGGAATGGGAGCAACTTGAAGCCAAGATCAGGCGCTGGATAAGGGCCGCCAAGGTGTGTGTGAGGACTCTCTTCGCCAGCGAGAAGAAACTTTGCGAGCAAATCTTCGATGGAGTCGGCACCGCCATCGACGATGCTTGCTTCATGGAGACAGTGAAGGGCCCCGCCATTCAGCTCTTCAACTTCGCCGAGGCCATTAGCATAAGCCGGAGATCCCCTGAGAAGCTCTTCAAGATTCTTGACCTTCATGATGCGTTAATGGACCTTATACCGGACATTGATGTCGTTTTCGACTCCAAGTCCTCCGAGTCCATTCGGATTCAGGCCGCCGAGATACTTTCCCGTTTGGCGGAGGCCGCCCGAGGGATCCTCTCGGAGTTCGAGAACGCCGTGCTTCGAGAACCTTCCAAGGTCCCTGTCCCTGGTGGCACCATTCACCCCTTGACGAGGTATGTTATGAACTATATCAGCTTGATCTCGGATTACAAGCAGACTTTGAACGAGCTTATTGTGTCGAAGCCATCCACAGGGTCTCGGTATTCCGGTGATCCTTCTACTCCGGACATGGATTTCACTGAGCTGGAGGGCAAGACCCCTCTGGCTATCCACTTGATTTGGATCATTGTGATATTGCAGTTCAACTTAGATGGCAAGTCCAAGCATTATAAAGATGCATCTCTTTCTCACCTCTTTATAATGAACAATGTCCACTACATTGTTCAGAAGGTGAGGGGCTCCCCTGAGTTAAGGCAAATGATTGGTGATGAGTATTTGAAGCGCCTCACCGGAAAGTTCCGCCAGGCTGCTACCAGCTACCAGAGAGCAACTTGGGTCAGGGTCTTGTATTGTTTGAGAGATGAGGGACTCCATGTAAGTGGTGGCTTTTCTTCCGGCGTCTCCAGGAGTGCTTTGAGGGAAAGGTTTAAGTCCTTCAATGCCATGTTCGAGGAGGTTCATAGGACTCAAGCTGTTTGGTTGATACCGGATTCTCAGCTCCGTGAGGAGCTTAGAATATCTATATCGGAGAAGCTGATCCCGGCATACCGCTCCTTTCTTGGGCGATTCAGGAGCCATATAGAGAGTGGAAGGCATCCAGAGAACTACATTAAATACTctgttgaagacttggaagatgctgttttggattttttcgaagGAACCCCTGTTTCGCAGCACCTGAGGAGGAGATCTCAATGA